CTCGACCGCCGCCACCACCCCGACACCGCCGTACCGCCCGCGTCGGCCCGTGTCCTGGCCGCGCACCGCGAGCTGATGGCCGTGCCGGTCGCCGAGCGGCGCGCGGTGGTCACCGGCGCGGGCGGGGCCGAGCGGCTCGCCGCGGCGGGCCTCACCTGGGAGGCGCTCGCGGGCTGGCTGCAGGGGCCGATGGACAAGGCGGCCTGGGAAGCGGTCATTCCGTCCATGGGCGCGATGGCGCTCGTGCGCAACCTGCGCAACTTCGACACGGCAGGCGTGTCGGACGAGGTGGCGAGCGCCGTCGCGGCGAAGCTCGCCGACCCGGCGGAGGTCGCGAAGTCGCGCCAGTTCCCCTTCCGCTACCTCGCCGCGTACCAGCACGCGCCGTCGCTGCGCTGGGCGTACCCGCTGGAGCGGGCGCTCGGCCACTCGCTGGCCAACGTGCCCGCGCTGCCCGGCCGTTCGCTGATCCTGGTGGATCGTTCGAGCTCCATGTGGTCGCCGCTCTCGGAGCGCTCGCAGCTCAACCGCGCGGACGCCGCCGCGGTCTTCGGCACGGCGCTCGCGCTGCGGGCGGCGGACGCGGACCTGGTCGAGTTCGGCACGACGAGCGCCCGCGTGAAGTACCGCGAGGGGGAGTCGGTGCTCAAGATCCTCGAGCGCTTCGGCAAGCTCGGCGGCACGAACACCACCGAGGCGGTGCGCCGCTTCTACGAGAAGCACGACCGCGTCCTGATCATCACCGACGAGCAGGCGACGTACAACTACCACGGCGACCCGACCGAGCAGGTTCCGGCGCACATCCCGGTCTACACCTGGAACCTCGCGGGCTACCGGGTGGGCCACGGCGAGTCCGGCACGGGCAACCGCCATGTGTTCGGGGGCCTTTCGGACGCGGCTTTCCGGATGGTGCAGCTGGTGGAGGCGGGCTCTTCCGGCAACTGGCCGTTCTAGGTTCTTGCTCGCGTGAAGGCTCCTGCTCGCG
This Streptomyces sp. NBC_01283 DNA region includes the following protein-coding sequences:
- a CDS encoding TROVE domain-containing protein; amino-acid sequence: MARFNTKSAKALVTSVVKSTGRTAPTHQGGRGQLRDAHSELFLLAVANFVSQQTFYETGDERDHRFAALVRRLAVQDPEWTAGLLGWLRGDGNMRTASLVGAAEYVKARLDAGATDGPANRQVVASVLRRPDEPGEFLGYWTATYGRTIPKPVKRGIADAVRRLYNEKALLKYDTASKGYRFGDILNLVHAAPDPDKPWQGDLFQYALDRRHHPDTAVPPASARVLAAHRELMAVPVAERRAVVTGAGGAERLAAAGLTWEALAGWLQGPMDKAAWEAVIPSMGAMALVRNLRNFDTAGVSDEVASAVAAKLADPAEVAKSRQFPFRYLAAYQHAPSLRWAYPLERALGHSLANVPALPGRSLILVDRSSSMWSPLSERSQLNRADAAAVFGTALALRAADADLVEFGTTSARVKYREGESVLKILERFGKLGGTNTTEAVRRFYEKHDRVLIITDEQATYNYHGDPTEQVPAHIPVYTWNLAGYRVGHGESGTGNRHVFGGLSDAAFRMVQLVEAGSSGNWPF